A stretch of Sulfurimonas autotrophica DSM 16294 DNA encodes these proteins:
- the miaA gene encoding tRNA (adenosine(37)-N6)-dimethylallyltransferase MiaA, with translation MKQIAIIGPTASGKSDLAIAIAQQMNAYILSIDSLSLYKEIDIVSAKPSREELAQIKHYGINELFVNEYFSVDIFIDLYKKVRLTCKEDNKNLVIVGGTSFYLKSLIEGLSSLPNISPEHSLHVTEQLQDLDACYKFLTKIDAEYMQKIAPNDKYRMEKALLIYEASRISPSEWFRQNLPKPVITDVKIYNIDVSREVLRERIANRTHKMYEKGLIDEICFLEQKYTRAPHAMGAIGIVEVLDYLDGKADKDAMLSLISTHTAQLAKRQQTFNRTQFSDITSAKLEDLQDIILDRF, from the coding sequence ATGAAACAAATAGCCATTATAGGGCCTACCGCCTCTGGGAAAAGTGATTTAGCCATTGCAATTGCACAGCAGATGAATGCATATATACTCTCTATAGACTCACTCAGTCTTTATAAAGAAATAGATATCGTCTCAGCAAAACCCTCACGCGAAGAATTGGCACAAATCAAACACTACGGCATTAATGAGCTCTTTGTTAATGAATACTTCAGTGTTGATATATTTATAGATTTATATAAAAAAGTACGCCTTACATGTAAAGAAGATAATAAAAACTTAGTAATAGTCGGCGGTACCTCTTTTTACCTCAAATCTTTAATAGAGGGGCTTTCGTCTTTACCGAACATAAGCCCGGAACATAGCTTACATGTAACAGAGCAATTACAGGATTTAGATGCCTGTTATAAATTTTTGACAAAAATTGATGCAGAGTATATGCAAAAAATAGCACCCAATGACAAATACCGCATGGAAAAAGCGCTGTTAATTTATGAAGCATCGCGTATAAGTCCGAGTGAGTGGTTTAGACAAAATCTTCCAAAGCCTGTTATTACAGATGTAAAGATTTACAATATTGATGTTTCAAGAGAAGTACTGCGTGAACGTATTGCAAACAGAACGCATAAAATGTATGAAAAGGGGCTGATTGACGAGATCTGTTTTTTAGAACAAAAATATACAAGAGCGCCGCATGCTATGGGTGCCATAGGAATTGTGGAAGTATTGGATTATTTGGACGGCAAGGCAGACAAAGATGCAATGCTCTCTTTGATATCTACCCACACAGCCCAGCTTGCAAAAAGGCAGCAAACCTTTAACCGCACGCAGTTTAGTGATATCACAAGTGCAAAGCTTGAAGATTTACAAGATATTATTCTTGACAGATTTTAG
- the aguB gene encoding N-carbamoylputrescine amidase: MHAKVKVSAIQMRMSEDKNSNVKKAEQLVKKAAAEGANIILLPELFQTLYFCKDIDEKYFEWAQPLKNNELIQHFAALAKEYHVVILVSYFEKAEKGYFNSLVVVDADGSVMDNYRKTHIPDGPGYEEKFYFAPGDTGFKVYETAYAKIGVGICWDQWFCETARALTLMGAEIIFYPTAIGSEPEIHLDSKEHWQRVQMGHAATNTVPVVAANRTGKERGESCELTFYGSSFITDYTGKIIAEAPRDKEAVIYAEFDLDENAKQREYWGLLKDRRSDMYAKICQE; this comes from the coding sequence GTGCACGCAAAGGTAAAAGTATCGGCAATTCAAATGCGCATGAGTGAAGATAAAAACTCAAATGTCAAAAAGGCTGAGCAATTGGTTAAAAAGGCTGCTGCAGAGGGTGCAAATATCATACTTTTACCTGAGCTTTTTCAAACGCTTTACTTTTGTAAAGATATAGATGAAAAGTATTTTGAATGGGCGCAACCTTTAAAGAATAACGAACTAATACAACATTTTGCAGCTTTGGCAAAAGAGTACCATGTAGTTATATTAGTTAGTTATTTTGAAAAAGCTGAAAAAGGCTACTTTAACTCGCTTGTGGTCGTTGATGCAGACGGCAGCGTGATGGATAATTACCGAAAAACACATATTCCCGACGGTCCCGGGTATGAAGAGAAGTTTTATTTCGCCCCCGGCGATACAGGATTTAAAGTTTATGAAACAGCTTATGCAAAAATCGGGGTGGGTATCTGCTGGGATCAATGGTTTTGTGAAACGGCGCGTGCTTTGACGCTGATGGGTGCAGAGATTATATTTTACCCCACGGCTATCGGGAGTGAACCCGAGATTCATCTAGATTCAAAAGAGCATTGGCAAAGAGTACAGATGGGACATGCCGCGACAAATACCGTGCCTGTCGTAGCAGCCAATCGCACAGGCAAAGAACGGGGAGAAAGCTGCGAACTTACTTTTTACGGTTCTTCATTCATCACAGACTATACAGGCAAAATAATCGCCGAGGCCCCAAGAGACAAAGAGGCAGTTATCTATGCTGAATTTGACTTGGATGAAAATGCAAAACAAAGAGAGTATTGGGGACTGCTAAAAGACAGACGTTCAGATATGTATGCTAAAATCTGTCAAGAATAA
- a CDS encoding TIGR01458 family HAD-type hydrolase, with protein sequence MFDESIKAVLCDIGGVLYVGDKPIEGAVEAVKEIKKHYPIRFLTNTTQRTSAQVVKKLQKMGFEITSNEIITALDVTKMFLEKEKSFAEFLLTDDALCFFDDLKYYEEKYVVVGDAQDNFNYKNLNCAFRKLMDGASLLGIAKNRYFKDSDNELSMDAGCFVSALEYGSGQEASLIGKPSREFYHLACASLHVSPNECVMIGDDIESDIKGAQEAGIQAALVKTGKFSKIDLSFGIKPDYIFESIAAIL encoded by the coding sequence ATGTTTGATGAATCTATTAAAGCGGTATTATGTGATATCGGCGGTGTACTATATGTAGGTGATAAACCGATAGAAGGAGCAGTAGAGGCGGTAAAAGAGATAAAAAAGCATTATCCTATACGTTTTTTGACAAACACGACTCAAAGAACTTCTGCTCAGGTCGTTAAAAAACTTCAAAAAATGGGCTTTGAAATTACAAGTAATGAAATTATTACAGCCCTTGATGTTACAAAAATGTTTTTAGAAAAAGAGAAAAGTTTTGCTGAGTTTTTGCTCACGGATGATGCTCTTTGTTTTTTTGATGATCTGAAATATTATGAAGAAAAATATGTTGTCGTTGGTGATGCCCAAGATAATTTTAATTATAAAAATCTCAACTGTGCGTTTAGAAAACTGATGGACGGTGCTTCATTGCTTGGGATTGCAAAAAACAGGTACTTTAAAGATAGCGATAATGAACTGAGTATGGATGCAGGCTGTTTTGTGAGTGCATTAGAGTACGGGAGCGGACAAGAAGCCTCACTGATAGGAAAACCGAGCAGAGAGTTTTATCATCTGGCCTGTGCAAGCTTACATGTAAGCCCAAATGAGTGTGTGATGATAGGTGATGATATAGAGAGTGATATAAAAGGGGCACAAGAAGCCGGCATACAAGCGGCTCTTGTTAAAACAGGAAAATTTTCAAAAATCGATTTGTCTTTTGGTATCAAGCCTGATTATATTTTTGAGTCTATCGCTGCTATTTTGTAA
- a CDS encoding peptidylprolyl isomerase, with amino-acid sequence MAWATARHILVDSEEKCNELKTEIENGADFGEVAQANSSCPSSRNGGDLGQFGPGQMVPEFDKAVFSGDVGVVYGPIQTQFGYHLLEVTGRG; translated from the coding sequence ATGGCATGGGCAACAGCAAGACATATTTTAGTAGACAGTGAAGAAAAATGTAATGAATTAAAAACAGAGATAGAAAATGGAGCGGATTTCGGTGAAGTGGCACAAGCAAACTCTAGCTGTCCATCTTCAAGAAACGGCGGAGATTTAGGACAGTTTGGACCGGGACAGATGGTGCCTGAATTTGATAAGGCGGTTTTTAGCGGTGATGTAGGTGTCGTGTACGGACCGATTCAAACACAGTTTGGCTATCATCTCTTAGAAGTGACAGGTAGAGGGTAG
- a CDS encoding multiheme c-type cytochrome, with amino-acid sequence MKKTLWLTVFFATFLVASTNYHEKNNCLKCHGGIEHIRAPESGMAKAIAKKSAEAGYAKNSCIVCHGGNPATKHKSKAHKGTVQYFLTHEGPKEFYPAPGSTWVNQNTCGMCHKEEVAAQMNSLMMTEQGKIQGALWSFGGKEGYNHTIGNYKTKNPTDIHARLGTKKYQEYMQKLSKMEPQAFPKEMTELPPAPTAEEVEKDPSLAVYTYLRQECLRCHTGSKGRQKRGDYRGIGCASCHIPYSNEGYYEGGDKSISHKERGHLLVHEIQSSRETKVTVHKQSYSGIPTETCSTCHNRGKRIGVSYQGLMETAYKATFDAKGNPQPKLHTKRYIHMQGDVHFKKGMLCQDCHTSNDMHGDGFLSGANAGAVEIECQDCHGTTKKYPWELPLGYSDEFETSPKTGKARGVTKTMAEYLKQGSVNAADEGYLLSARGNPLIHTTKKGKEVIMHLASGKDVVLKPLKLLKEQEKLSKVGLLAMDKISVHNDRLECYTCHATWAPQCYGCHVKIDYSGGKQNPDYLQSSHDHDMHGRTGIMRKSLKKYLVDGQVTETRSFLRWEDPALSQNGEGRISPTIPGCQTTVTVIGKDGNALLQNHIFKIPNVEGAGAEGQNAIDMAPIQPHTIQKEPRSCESCHAMKKALGYGITGSQTTFDPSVDTIVDIMSADGKVMPTIIDEQIPAIPNLHFDYSKFLDKNGTQLQTVGHHWKLSQPLTKAQIDKTDRAGACVACHESIPEGNLAVSAMTHIAEMANMKIDKKKHMGILNKILNLAAWVQVLVGIFIGMLGMYIFYRLFIKKKSISSRNRGWK; translated from the coding sequence ATGAAGAAAACCCTCTGGCTTACTGTTTTTTTTGCAACTTTTTTAGTTGCATCAACAAATTATCATGAAAAAAACAATTGTTTAAAATGTCACGGAGGCATTGAGCATATTAGAGCTCCTGAATCCGGCATGGCAAAAGCGATTGCGAAAAAATCAGCAGAGGCAGGGTATGCAAAAAATAGCTGTATTGTATGTCACGGGGGGAATCCGGCTACAAAACATAAAAGTAAAGCGCACAAAGGTACTGTACAATACTTTTTGACACACGAAGGACCAAAAGAATTTTACCCGGCACCGGGCAGTACCTGGGTAAACCAAAATACCTGTGGTATGTGTCACAAAGAAGAAGTTGCTGCGCAGATGAACTCTTTGATGATGACAGAACAGGGAAAAATCCAAGGAGCGCTTTGGAGTTTTGGCGGTAAAGAAGGGTATAACCATACGATAGGTAATTACAAAACGAAAAATCCTACAGATATACATGCACGTCTTGGTACGAAAAAGTATCAAGAGTATATGCAAAAACTCTCAAAGATGGAGCCTCAGGCTTTTCCAAAAGAGATGACCGAGCTACCTCCTGCACCAACAGCAGAAGAAGTTGAAAAAGATCCTTCATTAGCTGTATATACCTACTTACGTCAAGAGTGTCTACGTTGTCATACGGGGAGCAAAGGTCGTCAAAAAAGAGGTGATTACCGAGGTATAGGCTGTGCATCTTGTCATATTCCCTACTCAAATGAGGGCTATTATGAAGGTGGTGATAAAAGCATATCACATAAAGAACGGGGTCACCTGCTCGTACATGAGATTCAATCATCCCGTGAAACAAAAGTTACGGTGCATAAGCAGAGTTATTCGGGTATTCCGACTGAGACATGTTCAACTTGCCATAACCGAGGAAAACGTATAGGTGTTTCTTATCAGGGCTTGATGGAAACGGCTTATAAAGCAACTTTTGATGCGAAGGGTAATCCTCAGCCAAAACTTCATACTAAACGATATATTCATATGCAGGGCGATGTTCACTTTAAAAAAGGCATGTTGTGTCAAGACTGTCATACGTCTAATGATATGCATGGAGATGGTTTTTTAAGCGGAGCAAATGCAGGTGCAGTTGAAATAGAGTGTCAGGATTGTCACGGAACAACAAAAAAGTATCCATGGGAATTGCCACTTGGCTACAGTGATGAGTTTGAAACATCTCCAAAAACAGGCAAAGCCAGAGGCGTGACAAAAACTATGGCAGAGTACCTCAAGCAAGGAAGCGTAAATGCCGCAGATGAAGGTTATTTACTCTCGGCCAGAGGCAATCCTCTCATACATACAACAAAAAAAGGCAAAGAAGTCATTATGCATTTGGCAAGCGGTAAAGATGTTGTCCTTAAACCGCTTAAACTGCTTAAAGAACAGGAAAAACTTTCTAAAGTCGGGTTGTTGGCTATGGATAAAATCAGTGTTCATAATGACAGATTGGAGTGTTATACCTGTCATGCAACTTGGGCTCCGCAGTGTTACGGTTGTCATGTCAAAATAGACTACAGCGGCGGCAAACAAAACCCTGATTATCTGCAGTCTTCCCATGACCATGATATGCATGGTCGTACTGGCATAATGAGAAAATCATTGAAAAAATATCTGGTTGATGGACAAGTAACTGAAACAAGAAGTTTTCTGCGCTGGGAAGATCCTGCTCTTTCTCAAAACGGAGAAGGGCGAATAAGCCCGACAATTCCGGGATGTCAGACAACTGTTACAGTTATAGGCAAAGACGGAAATGCACTGCTTCAAAATCATATATTTAAAATACCGAACGTTGAGGGTGCAGGAGCCGAGGGACAAAATGCTATAGATATGGCACCGATTCAGCCGCATACAATTCAAAAAGAACCGAGAAGCTGTGAGAGTTGTCATGCTATGAAAAAAGCGTTGGGTTATGGTATCACAGGTTCACAAACGACTTTTGACCCCTCAGTTGATACTATAGTAGATATTATGAGTGCTGATGGAAAGGTTATGCCGACCATTATAGATGAGCAGATTCCGGCGATTCCTAATCTACATTTTGATTATTCAAAATTTTTAGACAAAAACGGAACACAGTTGCAGACTGTAGGACATCATTGGAAACTCTCACAACCTTTAACAAAGGCACAAATTGATAAAACGGACAGAGCAGGTGCCTGTGTGGCTTGTCATGAAAGTATACCCGAAGGCAATCTGGCAGTTTCAGCTATGACACATATTGCAGAGATGGCAAATATGAAGATTGACAAAAAAAAGCATATGGGCATTTTAAATAAAATATTAAATCTTGCTGCATGGGTTCAGGTGCTTGTGGGCATATTTATAGGTATGCTTGGTATGTATATTTTTTATAGACTCTTTATTAAAAAGAAATCTATTAGTTCAAGAAATAGAGGATGGAAATGA
- a CDS encoding AAA family ATPase, whose protein sequence is MTLIGQIDRILFESEGFFIAVLKSGEKISGTYFESDVASIKDAAITLEGEWVEHKKYGKTFKFETLKVNQNELFFFLNKIIKGFTKKLSADLIEHFGSDRLIEILDNDIEKLLEFKGIKEKRLKKIQASWKQFRSMRRLGEFLSPYDVTPVLLTTIATAMKDVDEPCTKIKENPYILTSINSIGFKRADELALKMGVAPENEQRISSAMDYVLLNYCEAQGNSCIAKEVLFGGLDELLGFVNKQNLYEAALVERVAEQSIVIMKNERVSPARLYDAEKFLYDDFTARAKLDNGGFVKDLDAFLSESSLKLGEQQRTAAEMINNGASLLFLVGYAGTGKSTTSKTILELLNTRYDKKEIITCALSGIASQRISDTTGYESATIQSLLVKHEESDKFPYSVVLIDEASMINSTLFARLMRKISKKAIVIIVGDDAQLPPIGAGNVLSDVLSLELAPTVKLTQIYRQSEEQAITLIANQIRQAELPEYRQKYEDFEFVDVSIQNYYALKNQLSQDELKNLRDENSKQIITEIIHRVVASIEKARYRLNNKQIKEYLNYFQVITPMKGGILGTTNLNKVLQEYFNPNPKKCVKRGELEFRLMDKVVHTKNENMASWSGEGFKEGEDTDERRIFNGMSGLLFKIDEEEEQVFVFYPNEDVVVRYEYEELKSHLMLSYALTIHKVQGMEYDIIVIPMSFTHYIMHNTKLIYTAITRAKHKCIVIGEGGAFENACRRVDVTRRDTVLLELK, encoded by the coding sequence GTGACACTCATAGGCCAAATAGACAGAATTCTTTTTGAATCAGAGGGTTTTTTCATTGCCGTTTTAAAAAGCGGTGAGAAAATAAGCGGAACCTATTTTGAGAGTGATGTTGCGAGCATTAAAGACGCGGCAATCACGCTTGAGGGAGAATGGGTCGAGCATAAAAAATACGGCAAGACTTTTAAATTTGAGACACTCAAGGTCAACCAGAACGAACTCTTTTTCTTTCTCAATAAAATCATCAAAGGCTTTACAAAAAAACTCTCTGCTGATTTGATAGAACACTTCGGCTCAGACCGGCTCATTGAAATTTTAGACAATGACATTGAAAAACTTTTAGAATTTAAAGGTATAAAAGAAAAACGCCTGAAAAAAATCCAGGCTTCATGGAAACAGTTTCGCTCCATGCGCCGTTTGGGTGAGTTTTTAAGCCCGTATGATGTTACACCGGTACTTTTGACAACTATTGCTACGGCTATGAAAGACGTTGATGAACCCTGCACAAAAATCAAAGAAAATCCCTATATTCTTACAAGTATAAACTCCATAGGCTTCAAACGCGCAGATGAACTCGCACTTAAAATGGGTGTAGCACCTGAGAATGAACAGCGTATCAGTTCGGCTATGGATTATGTGCTGTTAAATTATTGTGAAGCGCAGGGAAACAGCTGCATTGCCAAAGAGGTACTGTTTGGCGGGTTGGATGAACTGCTTGGATTTGTGAACAAACAAAATCTGTATGAAGCTGCCTTGGTTGAGAGAGTTGCAGAACAAAGCATAGTGATAATGAAAAACGAGCGGGTTTCTCCTGCACGTCTGTATGATGCAGAAAAATTCTTGTATGATGACTTTACGGCTCGTGCTAAACTTGATAACGGGGGATTTGTCAAAGATTTGGATGCCTTTTTGTCTGAGAGTTCTCTCAAACTCGGCGAGCAGCAAAGAACTGCGGCGGAGATGATAAATAACGGTGCATCACTGCTTTTTTTGGTCGGGTATGCGGGAACGGGTAAGAGTACCACTTCAAAAACGATTTTAGAACTGCTCAACACCCGTTATGACAAAAAAGAGATAATAACCTGTGCGCTCAGTGGTATAGCCTCTCAAAGAATCAGTGATACGACAGGGTATGAGAGCGCAACGATTCAGTCGCTTTTGGTAAAACATGAAGAGAGTGATAAATTTCCCTACTCGGTTGTGCTTATAGATGAAGCCTCTATGATAAACTCTACACTTTTTGCACGACTTATGCGAAAAATCTCTAAAAAAGCCATTGTTATTATTGTCGGTGATGACGCGCAGCTTCCTCCCATAGGTGCGGGAAATGTACTGAGTGATGTGCTGAGTCTTGAACTCGCACCTACGGTTAAACTGACACAGATTTACAGACAGAGTGAAGAGCAGGCCATTACGCTTATAGCAAATCAGATACGCCAGGCAGAACTCCCCGAGTACAGGCAAAAATATGAAGATTTTGAGTTTGTAGATGTAAGCATACAAAATTATTATGCTCTGAAAAATCAACTCTCTCAAGATGAGTTGAAAAACCTCAGGGATGAAAATTCAAAGCAGATTATTACAGAAATTATTCATCGCGTTGTTGCATCTATTGAAAAAGCCAGATACAGACTCAACAACAAACAGATAAAAGAGTATTTGAACTATTTTCAGGTGATTACTCCTATGAAAGGCGGCATACTCGGTACAACCAACTTAAACAAGGTTTTGCAGGAGTATTTTAATCCGAATCCCAAGAAGTGTGTGAAACGCGGCGAGTTGGAATTTCGTCTTATGGACAAGGTCGTGCATACTAAAAATGAGAATATGGCCTCTTGGAGCGGGGAGGGTTTTAAAGAGGGCGAGGATACTGACGAGCGAAGAATTTTTAACGGTATGAGCGGACTGTTATTTAAAATTGATGAGGAAGAGGAACAGGTTTTTGTATTTTATCCGAATGAGGATGTCGTTGTGCGCTATGAGTATGAAGAGCTCAAATCTCATCTGATGCTCTCTTATGCACTTACCATCCATAAAGTGCAGGGAATGGAGTATGATATCATAGTTATTCCTATGAGTTTTACACATTATATTATGCACAATACCAAGCTGATATATACCGCCATTACAAGAGCCAAACACAAATGTATAGTTATAGGCGAGGGCGGAGCGTTTGAGAACGCCTGCCGACGTGTTGATGTTACAAGGAGAGATACGGTACTTCTTGAATTAAAATAA
- a CDS encoding dehypoxanthine futalosine cyclase — MSRLTKEEALDLIRNADLKDLGRMATQRKKELHPKGITTFVIDRNINYTNICWVDCKFCAFYRHEKDADAYVLTFDEIDAKIDELLEIGGTQILFQGGVHPKLKIEWYEDLVEHIHQKYPTITIHGFSSIELDFIAKVSRITIQEVLARLKAKGLASIPGAGAEILSDKVRDIIAPKKIDSEVWIDVHRQAHKLDIMSTATMMYGTVETDEDIIDHLDMVRNLQDETGGFRAFIMWSFQGKNTELLARIPDMEKPSSNRYLRLLAVARLYLDNVPNIQSSWVTQGPYIGQMALRFGANDLGSTMMEENVVSSAGAAYTMAKDEMVHLIKDIGETPAVRNTAYETLEIFNS; from the coding sequence ATGAGCAGACTAACTAAAGAAGAAGCACTTGATTTAATCCGCAATGCGGATTTGAAAGATTTAGGACGTATGGCAACACAAAGAAAAAAAGAGTTGCACCCCAAAGGAATTACGACCTTTGTAATAGACAGAAACATTAACTATACAAATATATGCTGGGTTGACTGCAAGTTTTGTGCATTTTACAGACATGAAAAAGATGCGGATGCTTATGTTTTGACTTTTGATGAGATAGATGCAAAGATAGACGAACTGCTGGAAATTGGCGGAACGCAGATACTCTTTCAAGGCGGTGTGCATCCAAAACTCAAAATTGAGTGGTATGAGGATTTAGTAGAGCATATACATCAAAAATATCCGACAATCACCATTCATGGATTCAGCTCGATAGAGCTGGATTTTATAGCCAAAGTTTCCCGCATAACAATTCAAGAAGTGCTGGCACGCTTAAAAGCAAAAGGACTGGCATCCATTCCCGGTGCAGGAGCTGAGATACTTTCAGACAAAGTCCGTGATATTATAGCACCCAAAAAGATAGATTCCGAGGTATGGATAGATGTGCATCGTCAAGCACATAAACTCGACATTATGTCTACGGCTACTATGATGTACGGTACGGTAGAAACAGATGAAGACATTATAGACCATTTGGATATGGTGAGAAATCTGCAGGATGAAACAGGCGGATTTCGTGCATTTATCATGTGGAGCTTTCAGGGAAAAAATACGGAGCTTTTAGCACGCATTCCCGATATGGAAAAGCCGTCATCAAACCGTTACTTAAGACTTTTGGCAGTAGCTCGTTTGTATCTTGACAATGTGCCTAACATTCAAAGTTCATGGGTAACACAGGGACCTTATATCGGTCAGATGGCACTGCGTTTCGGTGCAAATGATTTGGGCTCGACCATGATGGAAGAAAATGTCGTAAGCTCTGCAGGTGCCGCGTACACAATGGCAAAAGATGAAATGGTGCATCTTATAAAAGATATAGGTGAAACACCGGCTGTGAGAAATACAGCCTATGAGACTTTAGAGATATTTAACTCATGA
- a CDS encoding M16 family metallopeptidase: MAAQIDSIEVKGIKVPLIFEQDTRLPLVNTQIVFTNSGSITDTKKAGLAKFSAKLLNEGTKKLGSNGFADKLESRAIHISASTGTETFVLETSSLKDEFTNAAKFLAKLLKDPNYTEEALSKVKTMTIGSLSRKENDFDYVASNELKKLLFPNTPLAQPASGTVQSVKSIDLEDVKNFVKEHLVVSRAIVVVGGDVDRAEVKKNIAKILNTLPKGKSEPLPHFRASDKPKESILKRETKQAYIYFGSPYNMAVNDEDYYKARVATFILGTGGFGSRLMEEIRVKRGLAYSAYARVHVSKSSSYLNGYLQTKLDSMDEAKKTVVNVISEFVHKGVSEDELEQTKKFLLGSEPLRVETMSQRLQRTFMDYYKGFPLNHSELELKKIKKLKLKDLNDFIKKHTEILEQSFAIVTK; encoded by the coding sequence ATGGCAGCACAAATAGACTCTATAGAGGTAAAAGGGATTAAAGTTCCGCTTATTTTTGAACAGGACACAAGACTTCCTCTTGTAAACACACAAATAGTTTTTACAAACAGCGGCAGTATAACAGACACAAAAAAGGCTGGACTTGCAAAGTTTAGTGCAAAGTTATTAAATGAAGGTACGAAAAAATTAGGTTCAAACGGTTTTGCCGATAAGTTAGAGTCTCGTGCTATACATATTTCGGCAAGTACCGGTACTGAGACTTTTGTACTTGAGACAAGTTCGCTCAAAGATGAATTTACAAATGCTGCTAAATTTTTAGCTAAATTGCTGAAAGACCCAAATTACACCGAGGAAGCACTCTCAAAAGTGAAGACGATGACAATCGGTTCACTCAGCCGTAAAGAGAATGATTTTGATTATGTCGCTTCAAATGAGCTGAAAAAACTCCTTTTTCCCAACACGCCTTTGGCACAGCCTGCATCAGGAACGGTTCAAAGCGTCAAAAGCATAGATCTTGAAGATGTCAAAAATTTTGTAAAAGAGCATTTGGTTGTTTCACGTGCCATAGTTGTTGTAGGAGGGGATGTTGACAGAGCAGAAGTAAAGAAAAATATAGCAAAAATTTTAAATACACTTCCAAAGGGAAAAAGCGAACCACTGCCTCATTTTCGTGCGAGTGATAAACCAAAAGAGAGTATTCTTAAACGTGAAACAAAACAGGCATATATCTATTTTGGCTCACCGTACAATATGGCAGTCAATGATGAAGATTACTATAAGGCGCGCGTTGCAACATTTATACTCGGAACAGGCGGTTTCGGCAGCCGTTTAATGGAAGAGATTCGTGTAAAACGCGGTCTGGCATACTCGGCATATGCACGCGTACATGTAAGCAAGTCCAGCTCATACTTAAACGGTTATTTGCAGACAAAACTGGATTCAATGGATGAGGCAAAAAAAACAGTCGTGAATGTTATTTCAGAGTTTGTACATAAAGGTGTAAGTGAAGATGAACTTGAGCAGACAAAAAAATTCCTGCTCGGCAGCGAGCCTTTAAGAGTAGAGACAATGAGTCAAAGACTCCAGCGTACGTTTATGGACTACTATAAAGGGTTTCCTCTGAATCATTCAGAACTAGAACTCAAAAAAATCAAGAAATTAAAACTCAAAGATTTAAATGATTTTATAAAAAAACATACGGAAATCCTAGAGCAGAGTTTTGCCATAGTTACAAAGTAG
- a CDS encoding glutaminase: MDYQQILQDIEIEIQPLFGKGKVADYIPALADADAGQFAMSITLFDGSSYDVGASDTLFSIQSISKVFTFTMALKYLGSELYKRVGREPSGNPFNSLVQLEYENGIPRNPFINAGAIVITDTLITHYKNDTAAFDAIVDFIRSIADDESIRMNVVVAGSEMEHAYRNLALTNLMKSFGNIDNEAIKLVQTYFNHCALEMNTKMLSRSMLYLANHGVDPINNKAYVTKAQAKRINAVMLTCGHYDASGDFAFKVGVPGKSGVGGGIVAVIPQKMGICVWSPALNEQGNSLIGTKALELFTTKTGLSIF, translated from the coding sequence ATGGACTATCAACAAATACTGCAAGATATTGAGATTGAAATACAGCCTTTGTTCGGGAAGGGAAAAGTAGCTGATTATATTCCTGCACTTGCAGATGCCGATGCCGGGCAGTTTGCTATGAGCATCACGCTCTTTGACGGCAGTTCTTATGATGTAGGTGCTTCTGATACACTTTTTTCCATACAGAGTATTTCCAAAGTTTTTACCTTTACTATGGCACTGAAGTATCTCGGGAGTGAGCTTTATAAGCGTGTGGGGCGTGAACCTTCGGGTAACCCTTTTAACTCCCTTGTTCAGCTTGAATATGAAAACGGCATCCCGCGTAACCCTTTTATAAATGCGGGTGCCATTGTTATAACAGATACTCTTATTACACACTATAAAAATGATACAGCGGCTTTTGATGCCATAGTGGATTTTATACGCAGTATTGCCGATGATGAGAGCATTCGTATGAATGTTGTCGTGGCAGGCTCAGAGATGGAACATGCCTATAGAAACCTGGCGCTCACAAATCTGATGAAAAGCTTTGGCAACATTGACAATGAAGCTATCAAGTTGGTACAGACCTACTTTAATCATTGTGCTTTGGAGATGAATACAAAAATGCTCTCACGTTCAATGCTCTACCTTGCCAATCACGGTGTTGACCCTATAAACAACAAAGCCTATGTAACGAAAGCTCAGGCAAAGCGCATTAATGCCGTAATGCTGACCTGCGGGCATTATGATGCTTCGGGAGATTTTGCTTTTAAGGTGGGTGTTCCGGGGAAAAGTGGTGTAGGAGGGGGCATTGTAGCCGTCATTCCTCAAAAAATGGGTATCTGTGTCTGGTCGCCTGCACTTAATGAGCAGGGAAATTCATTGATTGGAACAAAGGCTTTGGAACTTTTTACGACAAAAACTGGGCTTTCTATTTTTTAA